The Faecalibacter sp. LW9 genome has a segment encoding these proteins:
- a CDS encoding branched-chain amino acid aminotransferase encodes MIIEKIAESRFNDSVFESKVFGKNFTDHMLVARYKDGKWDEPTIMPYGPLEFTPAAMAFHYGQAIFEGMKAYKNENDEVFIFRPDRNFERFNLSAKRLSMPEVPAEIFMDGIKTIVDLDRQWVPKNYGTSLYLRPTMFATEEAVSARSSQEFMFVILMAYAPSYYEKPLSVKIADYYSRSAQGGVGYAKCAGNYAASFFPTEEAQKEGYDQVIWTDSIEHKYIEEAGTMNVWVRIGDKLLTAPTSERILNGVTRDSLLNLAKDMGLDVEVRPIEVAEMYEAYKNGQLKEVFGCGTAVVVNSYDAIGFGEERAEIGILPEEESFAFRLKTALRNIQYGLVEDPYGWRVKIGE; translated from the coding sequence ATGATTATAGAAAAAATTGCTGAGTCAAGATTTAACGATTCAGTATTTGAATCTAAAGTTTTTGGAAAAAACTTTACAGACCACATGTTAGTGGCTAGATATAAAGATGGTAAATGGGATGAACCTACAATCATGCCTTACGGACCTTTAGAATTTACGCCAGCTGCAATGGCTTTCCACTACGGACAAGCCATCTTCGAAGGTATGAAAGCATACAAAAATGAGAATGATGAAGTATTTATCTTCCGTCCTGATCGTAACTTTGAGCGTTTTAATTTATCCGCAAAACGTTTAAGTATGCCTGAAGTTCCTGCCGAAATTTTTATGGATGGAATTAAAACTATTGTTGATTTAGATCGTCAATGGGTTCCTAAAAACTACGGAACGTCTTTATACTTAAGACCGACCATGTTTGCTACAGAAGAAGCTGTATCTGCAAGATCATCTCAAGAATTTATGTTTGTGATTTTAATGGCTTATGCACCTTCTTACTACGAAAAACCATTATCAGTTAAAATTGCAGATTACTATAGCCGTTCAGCACAAGGTGGTGTTGGATATGCTAAATGTGCAGGAAACTATGCAGCCTCTTTCTTCCCTACAGAAGAAGCACAAAAAGAAGGATACGACCAAGTGATTTGGACAGACTCTATCGAACACAAATACATCGAAGAAGCGGGAACAATGAACGTTTGGGTACGTATCGGAGACAAATTATTAACAGCTCCTACATCTGAACGTATTTTAAATGGAGTGACACGTGATTCTTTATTAAATTTAGCGAAAGATATGGGATTAGACGTTGAAGTTCGTCCAATTGAAGTTGCTGAAATGTATGAAGCGTACAAAAACGGTCAGTTAAAAGAAGTTTTTGGATGTGGTACAGCCGTAGTCGTTAATTCATACGATGCGATTGGATTTGGTGAAGAACGTGCCGAAATTGGTATCTTACCAGAAGAGGAATCATTTGCATTTCGCTTAAAAACAGCTTTACGTAACATTCAGTATGGTTTAGTTGAAGATCCTTATGGATGGAGAGTAAAAATTGGTGAATAA
- the mnmD gene encoding tRNA (5-methylaminomethyl-2-thiouridine)(34)-methyltransferase MnmD → MKRKIVETEDGSKTIHIEDWNETYHSIHGAVQEAFHVFINNGLKFYKHHKKQIKILEIGLGTGLNSFITLLESERNQLNITYFGVEKYPIAAEEFEAVNYFEDVFKFYPELETRREEFWGYYQKMFASNWEEIIEITPNFTLKKNEKDFFDLTAHDGDQFDLVYFDAFGSQVQPELWEENLLNIVTDLTNSSSIITTYAAKGSFKRGLKANHFTVKKFPGPPGKREMMVGFKNFDHE, encoded by the coding sequence ATGAAACGCAAAATCGTAGAAACGGAAGATGGTTCAAAAACCATTCATATTGAAGATTGGAACGAGACGTATCATTCGATCCATGGCGCTGTACAAGAGGCTTTCCATGTTTTTATAAATAATGGATTAAAATTCTATAAACATCACAAAAAACAAATAAAAATTCTTGAAATTGGACTCGGTACAGGATTAAATTCATTTATTACTTTATTGGAATCCGAGAGAAATCAACTTAATATTACCTATTTTGGTGTTGAAAAATACCCTATTGCTGCCGAAGAATTTGAGGCAGTTAATTATTTTGAAGATGTGTTTAAGTTTTATCCAGAATTGGAGACGCGTCGAGAAGAATTTTGGGGATATTATCAAAAAATGTTCGCATCCAATTGGGAGGAAATAATAGAAATCACTCCGAATTTTACCCTAAAAAAAAATGAAAAAGATTTTTTTGATTTAACTGCCCATGATGGAGATCAATTTGATTTAGTTTATTTTGATGCATTTGGATCTCAAGTTCAACCCGAGCTTTGGGAAGAAAATTTACTAAACATTGTAACCGATCTAACGAATTCATCGAGTATTATTACAACGTATGCAGCGAAAGGATCATTTAAAAGAGGACTAAAAGCTAATCATTTTACAGTAAAGAAATTTCCGGGACCTCCAGGAAAGCGTGAAATGATGGTTGGTTTTAAAAATTTTGACCATGAGTAA
- a CDS encoding NUDIX hydrolase: MSKPFNVRVYALLEHQGKIMIIHEPFQNQLIYKFPGGGLEFGEGTRECLIREFKEELNLEVEIGEHFYTQDFFIQNVFDPTEQILMIYYCAQTTDEALENLKVMDEDIQEVMWWDKKDLNPDRMTLATDKIVIDLYQMKNFES, from the coding sequence ATGAGTAAACCATTTAATGTAAGAGTTTATGCGCTCCTAGAGCATCAAGGAAAAATCATGATCATTCATGAACCTTTCCAGAATCAATTGATTTATAAATTTCCAGGGGGAGGGCTGGAATTTGGAGAAGGAACAAGGGAATGTTTAATTCGTGAGTTTAAAGAAGAATTAAATTTAGAGGTAGAAATTGGCGAACATTTCTATACGCAAGATTTTTTTATTCAAAACGTTTTTGATCCGACCGAGCAAATTCTTATGATTTATTATTGTGCTCAAACAACTGACGAAGCATTGGAAAATTTAAAAGTCATGGATGAAGATATTCAGGAAGTGATGTGGTGGGATAAAAAGGATTTAAATCCTGATCGCATGACATTAGCAACGGATAAAATTGTTATTGACTTATATCAAATGAAAAACTTCGAATCTTAA
- a CDS encoding HIT family protein, which produces MASVFTKIIHGEIPSYKVAENDQFIAILDAFPLVKGHVLVIPKQEVDKIFDLDKQTYSGLMDFAYDVAQAIEQAIPCLRVGVAVVGLEVPHVHVHLVPLNSMEDINFANPKLKLDSEEMSDIASQIKSYL; this is translated from the coding sequence ATGGCAAGCGTATTTACAAAAATCATCCACGGAGAAATTCCATCGTATAAAGTTGCAGAAAACGACCAATTCATTGCTATTTTAGACGCCTTTCCTTTAGTTAAAGGCCATGTATTAGTTATTCCAAAGCAAGAAGTTGATAAAATCTTTGATCTCGACAAACAAACCTATTCCGGTTTAATGGATTTCGCGTATGATGTCGCGCAAGCTATAGAACAAGCAATACCCTGTCTACGCGTAGGTGTAGCAGTAGTTGGATTAGAGGTACCACATGTTCATGTACATTTGGTACCGCTAAATTCAATGGAAGATATTAACTTTGCAAATCCAAAATTAAAATTGGATTCCGAAGAGATGTCGGATATTGCATCACAAATCAAATCCTATTTATAA
- the greA gene encoding transcription elongation factor GreA, translating to MANIQYVTKEGLEKLRAELHELETFERPKISQQIAEARDKGDLSENAEYDAAKEAQGLLETRIARLKESIGNSRIIDEAKLDASKVSILSKVKIKNLANNQEMVYTLVPETEADLAKARISVNTPIAKGLLGKSVNEIAEITLPNGMTLNFEILEISLS from the coding sequence ATGGCAAATATACAATATGTAACAAAAGAAGGATTGGAGAAACTTCGTGCAGAATTACACGAGTTAGAAACATTTGAACGTCCAAAAATTTCACAGCAAATTGCTGAAGCGCGTGATAAAGGAGATTTATCTGAGAATGCAGAATATGACGCTGCCAAAGAAGCGCAAGGATTGTTAGAAACACGTATTGCCCGCTTAAAAGAGAGTATCGGTAACTCACGTATTATTGATGAAGCTAAATTAGACGCTTCTAAGGTTTCGATTTTATCTAAGGTTAAAATTAAAAACTTAGCGAATAATCAAGAAATGGTTTACACGCTAGTTCCAGAAACAGAAGCTGATTTAGCAAAAGCTCGTATTTCAGTCAATACACCAATTGCTAAGGGATTATTAGGTAAATCTGTAAACGAAATTGCAGAAATCACATTACCTAACGGAATGACTTTAAATTTTGAGATTTTAGAAATATCTTTGAGCTAA
- the eno gene encoding phosphopyruvate hydratase, with translation MSIISHIFARQILDSRGNPTVEVDVVTENGILGRAAVPSGASTGEYEAVELRDGGDLYLGKGVLKAVENVNDVIAPELIGYSVFEQNLIDQLMIDLDGTENKAKLGANAILGVSLAVAKAAAEELGLPLFRYVGGVNANTLPVPMMNIVNGGSHSDAPIAFQEFMIMPVVAESFSDALRKGTEVFHALKKILHDRGLSTAVGDEGGFAPTFDGTEDALDTVMQAIEKAGYQPGQEIMIALDCASSEFYVDGKYDYTKFEGEKGAIRTSEEQAAYLAELSEKYPIISIEDGMDENDWSGWKILTDKIGDRVQLVGDDLLVTNVKKLERAIDEETANSILVKFNQIGTLTETIKAVQMAQNSRYTAVMSHRSGETEDATIADLAVALNTGQIKTGSASRSDRMAKYNQLLRIEEILGKTAIYPGLKAFKVKR, from the coding sequence ATGAGCATTATCTCTCACATTTTCGCAAGACAAATTTTAGATTCACGTGGTAACCCAACAGTAGAAGTTGATGTAGTCACTGAAAATGGAATCTTAGGTAGAGCGGCTGTACCTTCAGGAGCATCTACTGGTGAATATGAAGCTGTCGAATTACGCGATGGAGGTGATTTATATTTAGGAAAAGGAGTATTAAAAGCAGTTGAAAACGTTAATGACGTGATTGCTCCAGAATTAATTGGATATTCTGTTTTCGAACAAAATTTAATCGATCAATTAATGATTGATTTAGATGGAACTGAAAATAAAGCAAAATTAGGAGCAAATGCCATCCTAGGAGTTTCATTAGCGGTAGCAAAAGCAGCAGCTGAAGAATTAGGATTACCATTATTCCGTTATGTCGGTGGAGTTAACGCCAATACGTTACCTGTTCCGATGATGAATATTGTAAATGGAGGTTCTCACTCAGATGCTCCAATTGCATTCCAAGAATTCATGATTATGCCTGTTGTTGCAGAATCGTTCTCGGATGCTTTACGCAAAGGAACTGAAGTTTTTCATGCATTAAAGAAAATCTTACACGACCGTGGATTATCTACAGCCGTTGGAGATGAAGGTGGGTTTGCGCCAACATTTGATGGTACGGAAGATGCATTAGATACTGTAATGCAAGCCATTGAAAAAGCAGGTTATCAACCAGGTCAAGAAATTATGATTGCTTTGGATTGTGCTTCTTCAGAGTTTTATGTGGATGGAAAGTATGATTACACAAAATTTGAAGGGGAGAAGGGAGCAATTCGTACTTCAGAAGAGCAAGCCGCTTATTTAGCTGAATTATCAGAAAAATACCCAATCATTTCAATCGAAGACGGTATGGACGAAAACGATTGGAGCGGATGGAAAATATTAACGGATAAAATCGGAGACCGCGTACAATTAGTGGGGGATGATTTATTGGTTACTAATGTTAAAAAATTAGAACGAGCAATCGACGAAGAAACAGCAAATTCAATCCTTGTAAAATTCAACCAAATTGGTACATTAACAGAAACGATTAAAGCCGTACAAATGGCACAAAATTCTCGTTATACTGCGGTAATGTCTCACCGTTCGGGAGAAACAGAGGATGCAACAATTGCTGACTTAGCCGTAGCTTTAAACACAGGGCAAATCAAAACAGGATCCGCTTCAAGATCTGATCGTATGGCGAAATATAATCAGTTATTACGCATCGAAGAAATCTTAGGCAAAACAGCAATTTATCCTGGTTTGAAAGCATTCAAAGTGAAACGATAG
- a CDS encoding citrate synthase — protein MSDKVVLSYDGKELELPVSTGSMDEKSIDISKLRGATGLITMDPGYKNTGSCESKITFLDGEEGKLLYRGYPIEQIADKSNFEEVMYLLIKGELPTQEQLDGFVADIRKNTEVAEEIVTMLNAFPQDSHPMAIISSLTSALSVFNADKINVVTEEEMYNAAVTLLGQFPVIAAWAQRKIKGLPLTKSDNTLSYVENFYQMLFNDGSEGYKADPTIVEAFDKLLILHADHEQNCSASTVRLVGSSHAGIFASIAAGISALWGPLHGGANQAVLEMLEAIQNDGGDVAKFIAKAKDKEDPFRLMGFGHRVYKNFDPRARIIKVAADNVLTTLGINDPILDIAKGLEQACLEDEYFKARKLYPNVDFYSGIIYKALEIPTEMFTVMFAVGRLPGWIAQWMEMRQTNQPIGRPRQLYTGAATRDYVEMSAR, from the coding sequence ATGTCAGACAAGGTAGTATTAAGTTACGATGGAAAGGAGTTGGAGCTTCCGGTTTCAACAGGATCAATGGACGAAAAGTCAATTGATATTTCTAAGTTAAGAGGTGCAACAGGATTAATCACAATGGACCCAGGATACAAAAACACGGGATCTTGTGAGTCTAAAATCACTTTCTTAGATGGTGAAGAAGGAAAGTTATTGTATAGAGGATATCCAATCGAACAAATTGCAGATAAATCTAATTTTGAAGAAGTAATGTACCTTTTAATCAAAGGTGAATTACCAACTCAAGAACAATTAGATGGTTTTGTGGCTGATATTAGAAAAAATACTGAAGTAGCAGAAGAAATTGTTACAATGTTAAATGCATTCCCACAGGATTCTCACCCTATGGCAATCATTTCATCATTAACTTCAGCTTTATCTGTTTTCAATGCAGATAAAATTAATGTTGTTACAGAAGAAGAAATGTACAATGCAGCAGTTACATTATTAGGACAATTCCCAGTAATTGCAGCTTGGGCTCAACGTAAAATCAAAGGTTTACCTTTAACGAAATCAGATAATACATTATCATACGTAGAAAACTTCTACCAAATGTTATTCAATGATGGTTCTGAAGGGTATAAAGCTGATCCAACAATCGTTGAAGCGTTCGACAAATTATTAATCTTACACGCTGATCACGAACAAAACTGTTCTGCATCAACTGTACGTTTAGTAGGTTCTTCTCACGCAGGTATTTTTGCTTCTATTGCAGCTGGTATCTCTGCATTATGGGGACCATTACACGGAGGTGCAAACCAAGCCGTATTAGAAATGTTAGAAGCGATACAAAATGATGGTGGAGATGTTGCTAAATTTATTGCTAAAGCAAAAGATAAAGAAGATCCATTCCGTTTAATGGGATTCGGACACCGTGTATACAAAAATTTCGATCCACGTGCTCGTATTATCAAAGTTGCTGCTGACAATGTATTAACAACTTTAGGAATCAACGATCCAATCTTAGATATTGCTAAAGGATTAGAGCAAGCTTGTTTAGAAGACGAATACTTCAAAGCTCGTAAATTATATCCAAACGTAGATTTCTACTCAGGAATTATTTACAAAGCATTAGAAATCCCAACTGAAATGTTCACAGTAATGTTTGCTGTAGGACGTCTACCAGGATGGATTGCTCAATGGATGGAAATGCGTCAAACAAATCAACCAATCGGACGTCCACGTCAGTTATATACTGGTGCTGCGACTCGTGATTATGTTGAAATGTCTGCTAGATAA
- a CDS encoding sterol desaturase family protein — MKFEKIHNKGQAQLFENKYLEMLTKGHPAVIWGMYIPILSYILYTGYTSFQLSLQLIIGLFLGAMVFWTIFEYFAHRYLFHWTTEHPKLQKVVYIFHGNHHHYPRDKQRLFMPPAPSIILASIIFGIQYLILGRYVFGFFPGFMLGYLLYASMHYLIHAVAPPFKFMKPLWRNHHLHHYKNEELGFGVSNTFWDRVFGTMFDLNKEKEDKEKVKELMFEKKK, encoded by the coding sequence ATGAAATTTGAGAAGATCCATAACAAAGGACAAGCACAGCTTTTTGAGAATAAATATTTGGAAATGTTAACCAAAGGACACCCTGCTGTTATTTGGGGGATGTATATCCCAATTTTATCATATATTTTATATACTGGTTATACTTCTTTTCAATTATCACTTCAATTGATCATAGGTCTATTTTTGGGTGCCATGGTTTTTTGGACCATTTTCGAATATTTTGCCCATCGCTATTTGTTTCATTGGACGACTGAACATCCAAAATTGCAAAAAGTAGTGTATATCTTTCATGGGAATCACCATCATTATCCAAGAGATAAACAACGATTGTTTATGCCTCCTGCTCCAAGTATAATTTTAGCATCCATTATTTTTGGAATTCAATATTTGATTTTAGGACGATATGTGTTTGGTTTTTTTCCTGGATTTATGTTGGGCTATCTTTTATATGCATCCATGCATTATTTAATTCATGCAGTAGCACCACCATTTAAATTTATGAAACCTTTATGGCGTAATCATCATCTGCACCATTATAAGAACGAAGAGCTAGGGTTTGGCGTTTCAAATACGTTTTGGGATCGTGTATTTGGTACCATGTTCGATTTAAATAAAGAAAAAGAAGATAAAGAGAAAGTAAAAGAATTAATGTTCGAGAAAAAGAAATAA
- a CDS encoding M28 family peptidase: protein MKKYNFLIALGLVTSISQAQYSKEKHTEYVKTLASDEMEGRAFGTEGGKKAADYIANHFKANGLKPCVGNSYLIPFEHKEKTGYNVCGIQEGKSDDIVAFGGHFDHVGNHGKGEDKIYNGADDNASGTSVVMALSDYFKKKKPAKSIMYMAFDAEEIGLIGSGKLVENPEFAKYLPKMEVMHNLEMLGTVSAFGEGKVYMTGSDRSDLKDLMNQNSCKTFSISDDPYLKQNLFMRSDNVHFYKKGVISHALSTVNMETQKHYHQPNDEFDVIDMDNLSAITKGIGRASHKMMKKNIKAKYKS, encoded by the coding sequence ATGAAAAAATACAATTTCTTGATCGCTTTAGGATTAGTAACATCTATTTCGCAAGCGCAATATTCAAAAGAAAAACATACCGAGTATGTTAAAACGTTAGCTTCAGATGAAATGGAAGGACGTGCGTTTGGAACAGAAGGAGGGAAAAAAGCAGCAGATTATATTGCCAATCATTTTAAAGCCAATGGTCTTAAACCATGTGTCGGAAATTCGTATTTAATTCCATTTGAACATAAAGAAAAAACAGGTTACAATGTGTGCGGTATCCAAGAAGGAAAATCGGATGATATTGTAGCTTTTGGAGGTCATTTTGATCATGTAGGTAATCACGGCAAAGGAGAAGATAAGATCTATAATGGTGCGGATGATAATGCTAGTGGAACTTCAGTTGTAATGGCATTATCAGATTATTTTAAAAAGAAAAAACCAGCAAAGAGCATCATGTACATGGCGTTTGACGCGGAAGAAATTGGTTTAATAGGTTCAGGCAAATTAGTAGAAAACCCTGAATTTGCGAAATATTTACCGAAAATGGAAGTTATGCATAATCTTGAGATGTTAGGAACTGTTTCAGCTTTCGGAGAAGGGAAAGTGTATATGACAGGAAGTGATCGCTCGGATTTAAAAGACTTGATGAATCAAAATTCATGTAAAACATTTAGCATTTCAGATGATCCTTATTTAAAACAAAATTTATTTATGCGTTCGGATAATGTTCATTTTTATAAAAAAGGAGTGATCTCCCATGCATTATCGACCGTAAATATGGAAACCCAAAAACATTACCACCAACCCAATGATGAATTTGATGTAATTGATATGGATAATTTATCGGCAATAACTAAAGGTATTGGTCGTGCTTCCCACAAAATGATGAAAAAAAACATCAAAGCGAAATATAAATCATAA
- a CDS encoding PadR family transcriptional regulator yields the protein MIDAQFYKGSLQPILLKLLNDNGKMYGYEIIQKIKALSNNEFEIKEGALYPILHKLEAENLVDVEAVKIDGRIRKYYRLTEFGEKETVNRLNSLKDTIQQIQNLIDPKLI from the coding sequence ATGATAGATGCACAATTTTATAAAGGTAGTTTACAACCAATATTACTTAAATTATTAAATGATAATGGTAAAATGTATGGTTACGAAATAATACAAAAAATAAAGGCTTTGTCTAATAATGAATTCGAGATAAAAGAAGGTGCATTGTATCCTATTTTACATAAACTAGAAGCTGAAAATTTAGTTGATGTAGAAGCTGTAAAGATCGATGGTCGTATACGAAAGTATTATCGTTTGACTGAATTTGGAGAGAAGGAAACAGTTAATCGTCTAAATTCATTAAAAGATACAATTCAACAAATTCAGAATTTAATTGATCCTAAACTTATTTAA
- the gcvP gene encoding aminomethyl-transferring glycine dehydrogenase: MNTNDFSIRHIGNHGKQVDEMLAVIGKDSIEALVDSTLPHNIKLNADLDLPEALSEYEAINHLAELASLNKKVKNYLGYGYYGTILPAPIQRNILENPGWYTAYTPYQAEIAQGRLEALLNFQTVISDLTGLPIANASLLDEGTACGEAMHMLFESRSRDQKKNNVIKFFVADNLFPQSIAVLETKAHGLGIELVVGNYETTELNEDYFGAIVQYIEKGGQINNYKSFVEKANTVGVKVAAATDLLALTLLTPPGEWGAEIVVGTSQRFGVPMGYGGPHAAFMSCTEDYKRVIPGRIIGVSQDRLGNYALRMALQTREQHIKREKATSNICTAQVLLAVMASFYAVYHGKDGLTFIANEIHAKAGILQGGLVHLGYKVTNTNFFDTVQIEVENSDEIVQIFAEEDINVNGFEKGKISITIDEMTSEEDVFEILSVFATIKNTEDGFEFEVEESYLPADLIRTSDFLTHPNFNSYHTETELMRYIKRLERKDLALNQSMIALGSCTMKLNAATELLHMSWERMGNVHPFTPKEQVVGYQTLIKNLEDYLSVITGFDATSLQPNSGAQGEYAGLMVIRSYFESKGEGHRNVALIPQSAHGTNPASAAMAGMKVVVVKNLESGETDLEDLKAKCELHKDNLAALMITYPSTYGAFDSNIEEVTKMIHEYGGQVYMDGANMNAQVGLTSPGNIGADVCHLNLHKTFAIPHGGGEPGVGPICVKSHLAPYLGSSPIIETGGKEAKNTFAAAPYGSAFILPISYSYILMLGAEGLVKATQGAILNANYMKTRLEGHYDILYTNANNVVAHEFILDCRPFKKVGIEVTDIAKRLIDYGFHAPTVSFPVAGTLMVEPTESESKAELDRFCDALIQIRQEIDEVANGDYPVDNNVLHNAPHPQHLLTADEWEYPYTRSKAAFPLEWVRERKFFATVSRIDDAYGDRNLMCTCAPVESYIEE; this comes from the coding sequence ATGAACACAAACGACTTTTCCATTCGTCATATTGGAAATCATGGAAAGCAAGTAGATGAGATGCTTGCTGTGATCGGGAAAGACTCTATCGAAGCTTTAGTTGACTCTACACTTCCTCACAACATTAAATTAAATGCTGATTTGGATTTACCAGAAGCCCTTTCTGAATATGAGGCCATCAACCATTTAGCTGAATTAGCATCTTTAAATAAAAAAGTTAAGAACTACTTAGGATATGGATACTATGGTACTATTTTACCAGCACCTATCCAACGTAATATTTTAGAAAATCCAGGTTGGTATACAGCCTATACACCTTACCAAGCAGAAATTGCACAAGGACGTTTAGAAGCTTTATTAAACTTCCAAACGGTTATTTCAGATTTAACAGGTTTACCGATTGCAAATGCTTCTTTATTAGATGAAGGAACTGCATGTGGTGAAGCAATGCATATGTTATTCGAATCTCGTTCAAGAGATCAAAAGAAAAATAACGTCATTAAATTCTTTGTTGCTGATAACTTATTCCCACAATCCATAGCTGTTTTAGAAACAAAAGCACACGGATTAGGAATTGAATTAGTGGTAGGAAACTACGAAACAACAGAATTAAACGAAGATTACTTTGGAGCGATTGTTCAGTACATCGAAAAAGGTGGACAAATCAATAACTATAAATCATTTGTTGAGAAAGCGAATACTGTTGGAGTAAAAGTAGCAGCTGCTACAGATCTATTAGCGTTAACTTTATTGACACCTCCAGGAGAATGGGGTGCTGAAATCGTTGTAGGTACTTCACAACGTTTTGGTGTTCCAATGGGATACGGTGGACCTCACGCTGCTTTCATGTCATGTACAGAAGATTACAAACGTGTTATTCCTGGACGTATCATTGGGGTTTCTCAAGACCGTTTAGGAAACTACGCATTACGTATGGCTTTACAAACGCGTGAGCAACACATCAAACGTGAAAAAGCAACATCGAACATTTGTACTGCACAAGTATTATTAGCTGTGATGGCTTCTTTCTACGCGGTTTACCACGGGAAAGATGGTTTAACATTCATCGCCAATGAAATTCATGCGAAAGCGGGAATCTTACAAGGTGGATTAGTACACTTAGGATACAAAGTTACCAATACAAACTTCTTTGACACTGTTCAAATCGAGGTAGAAAATTCGGACGAAATCGTTCAAATTTTTGCAGAGGAAGATATTAATGTCAACGGATTCGAAAAAGGAAAAATTTCGATCACAATTGATGAAATGACTTCTGAAGAAGATGTTTTCGAAATCTTAAGCGTTTTTGCAACAATTAAAAATACAGAAGACGGTTTTGAATTTGAGGTGGAAGAATCATACTTACCAGCTGACTTAATCCGAACTTCTGATTTCTTAACTCACCCTAACTTTAATTCATACCACACAGAAACAGAATTAATGCGTTACATCAAACGTTTAGAGCGTAAAGATTTAGCTTTAAACCAATCGATGATTGCATTAGGTTCTTGTACAATGAAATTAAATGCAGCGACTGAGTTATTACATATGTCTTGGGAAAGAATGGGGAATGTACACCCTTTCACACCGAAAGAACAAGTTGTAGGTTACCAAACATTAATCAAAAACTTAGAAGATTACTTATCAGTAATTACAGGTTTTGATGCGACTTCTTTACAACCAAATTCTGGTGCACAAGGAGAATATGCAGGATTAATGGTGATTCGTTCGTACTTCGAATCGAAAGGTGAAGGACACCGTAATGTAGCTTTAATTCCACAATCTGCACACGGAACAAACCCTGCATCTGCTGCAATGGCTGGAATGAAAGTCGTGGTGGTTAAAAACTTAGAATCTGGAGAAACGGATTTAGAGGATTTAAAAGCGAAATGTGAATTACACAAAGATAATTTAGCAGCTTTAATGATTACTTACCCTTCAACTTACGGAGCGTTTGACAGTAACATTGAAGAAGTAACAAAAATGATTCACGAATACGGTGGTCAAGTGTATATGGACGGTGCGAATATGAATGCACAGGTTGGATTAACTTCTCCTGGAAACATTGGTGCAGACGTTTGCCATTTAAACTTACACAAAACTTTCGCTATTCCTCATGGTGGTGGAGAGCCTGGAGTTGGACCAATTTGTGTGAAATCACACTTAGCTCCTTATTTAGGATCATCTCCAATTATCGAAACAGGAGGAAAAGAAGCGAAAAATACTTTTGCTGCTGCTCCTTATGGTTCTGCCTTTATCTTACCAATTTCATATTCTTACATTTTAATGTTAGGAGCTGAAGGTTTAGTTAAAGCTACTCAAGGTGCTATCTTAAATGCCAACTATATGAAAACGCGTTTAGAAGGTCACTACGACATTCTTTATACCAATGCAAACAACGTAGTAGCCCACGAATTCATTTTAGATTGTCGTCCATTTAAGAAAGTAGGTATTGAAGTAACAGATATTGCTAAACGTTTAATCGATTATGGATTCCACGCGCCTACAGTTTCCTTCCCTGTTGCAGGAACATTAATGGTAGAGCCAACTGAATCTGAATCGAAAGCAGAATTAGACCGTTTTTGTGATGCTTTAATTCAAATTCGTCAAGAAATTGATGAGGTCGCTAACGGAGACTATCCTGTAGACAATAATGTATTGCACAATGCACCTCACCCACAGCACTTATTAACAGCTGACGAGTGGGAATATCCTTACACACGTTCAAAAGCAGCTTTCCCATTAGAATGGGTGCGTGAACGTAAATTCTTCGCAACAGTATCTCGTATTGATGATGCATATGGTGATCGTAATTTAATGTGTACTTGTGCTCCTGTTGAGTCTTACATTGAAGAATAA